In a genomic window of Sulfuriferula nivalis:
- a CDS encoding molybdopterin oxidoreductase family protein, with translation MNAIVKIENHDNQEIKFTTCYMCACRCGIKVTLEENKVRFIQGNRNHPTNQGVLCAKGSAGIMKQYSAAKLRKPLMRKPGAERGSGEFVEIEWDQALDMLTTRLADIRATNPSKLAFFTGRDQMQALTGLWAQQFGTPNWAAHGGFCSVNMAAAGLYSIGFSFWEFGAPDWDYAKYFIMWGVAEDHSSNPIKIGLEKLKRHGGKFVSVNPVRTGYSAIADEWIPIKPGMDGLLALSVVHVLLSRELFDWEFLVRYTNSAWLVVDTPGQKGHGLFLRDEQGNPLVWDIEKAGFVNGLDKDIAPALFGNYVAPDGRPVKTVMTLTAERYLDDRYAPENVAQECGVSAETIERMALEMAHVAFKETVELDIQWTDSWGRQHDKVIGRPVAMYAMRGIAAHSNGFHACRAVHLIQIMLGALDGPGNFRARAPYPKPIPPHQLPENNIDVINAPNTPLSKTPLGFPTRPEDLVIDKQGNPLRIDKAYSWEIPIASHGLMHMVITNATNHDPYPIDTLLLFMSNMAWNSTMNTKNVQDMLREKDPAKPDQHKIPFLVVVDAFHSEMVNFADLVLPDTTYLERYDTISLLDRPISEPDAAADAIRYPLLKLDRDVRPWQEVMVELAGRLKFPAFTNADGTPKFKDYPDFIVNYERAPGIGFLAGWRGKNGEKSLKGEPNPKQWEKYIENESFFAHHWPDSQKYNRFANKEYLDIAAEVGFVGKSEPITMQIYSEPLQKFRLAGQGLYDGPQPNNPVDRERLATYFDPLPMWYKPLEQERVDANEYPFFALTQRPMLMYHSWDSQNVWLRQILAQNYMYMNRGQATRMGLKDFDWIWVESHNGKIRCQMRTMEGTQENTVWTWNAIGKQGGAWGLKPEASEAKNGFLLNHLISELLPAKKGERRITNSDPVTGQAAWFDLRVKISKAAEGETGSWPEFPPLKPLPWDDGERPDTLRYSTRPEDNEQA, from the coding sequence ATGAACGCTATCGTTAAAATAGAAAATCACGACAATCAAGAAATCAAGTTCACCACTTGTTATATGTGCGCGTGCCGTTGTGGTATTAAAGTGACTTTGGAAGAGAATAAAGTCCGCTTTATTCAAGGTAATCGCAATCACCCTACCAATCAGGGTGTGTTGTGTGCCAAGGGGTCTGCGGGCATTATGAAACAGTATTCTGCTGCTAAGTTGCGTAAACCGTTGATGCGCAAGCCTGGCGCTGAGCGTGGTAGTGGTGAGTTTGTTGAGATTGAATGGGATCAGGCGTTGGATATGTTAACCACGCGTCTGGCTGATATTCGCGCCACGAATCCCTCTAAGCTTGCTTTCTTTACTGGTCGAGATCAGATGCAGGCGTTAACAGGTTTGTGGGCGCAACAGTTTGGTACGCCTAACTGGGCTGCACACGGTGGATTTTGTTCTGTCAATATGGCGGCGGCAGGTTTGTATTCTATAGGTTTCTCGTTCTGGGAATTTGGCGCGCCAGATTGGGATTATGCCAAGTATTTCATAATGTGGGGCGTAGCTGAAGATCACTCATCCAATCCAATTAAAATTGGTTTAGAGAAACTAAAGCGCCATGGTGGGAAGTTCGTTTCAGTTAATCCTGTGCGTACAGGGTATTCTGCAATCGCTGATGAATGGATACCTATTAAGCCGGGTATGGATGGTCTGCTGGCGCTGTCTGTAGTGCATGTCTTGTTGTCACGTGAATTGTTTGACTGGGAATTCCTGGTTCGTTACACGAACTCGGCTTGGCTGGTGGTTGATACTCCTGGGCAGAAAGGCCATGGCTTGTTCTTGCGTGATGAGCAGGGTAATCCTCTGGTTTGGGACATAGAAAAGGCTGGATTTGTAAATGGGCTGGATAAAGATATAGCCCCTGCATTATTTGGGAATTATGTTGCTCCTGATGGTCGTCCAGTTAAAACGGTCATGACGCTAACTGCAGAGCGTTACTTAGATGATCGTTACGCGCCCGAAAATGTTGCGCAGGAATGTGGTGTGTCTGCAGAAACTATAGAGCGCATGGCGTTAGAGATGGCGCATGTGGCGTTCAAAGAAACAGTAGAGCTAGATATACAGTGGACCGATAGCTGGGGTCGTCAGCATGATAAAGTCATAGGCCGTCCGGTAGCAATGTATGCGATGCGTGGTATCGCTGCACATTCCAACGGTTTCCATGCTTGTCGTGCAGTTCATCTGATACAGATTATGTTGGGTGCGCTGGATGGCCCAGGTAATTTCCGTGCGCGAGCGCCTTACCCTAAGCCAATTCCGCCGCATCAGTTGCCGGAAAACAATATCGATGTAATCAATGCACCAAATACGCCATTATCAAAAACACCGCTAGGTTTTCCAACACGCCCAGAAGATTTGGTAATAGATAAGCAGGGTAATCCATTGCGGATCGATAAGGCTTATTCTTGGGAAATACCTATTGCATCTCATGGTTTGATGCATATGGTAATTACTAACGCAACAAACCACGATCCATACCCTATTGATACATTGTTGCTGTTTATGTCTAACATGGCTTGGAATTCGACAATGAATACCAAGAATGTGCAGGATATGTTACGAGAAAAGGATCCGGCTAAACCAGATCAACATAAGATCCCGTTCTTGGTAGTCGTTGATGCATTCCATTCGGAAATGGTTAACTTTGCTGACCTGGTATTGCCGGATACAACCTATTTGGAACGTTATGATACGATTTCGCTGTTAGACCGACCTATATCAGAGCCTGATGCAGCTGCTGATGCAATCCGTTATCCGTTATTGAAGCTGGATAGGGATGTGCGCCCATGGCAAGAAGTGATGGTGGAGTTGGCGGGGCGTCTCAAGTTTCCAGCGTTTACTAATGCAGATGGAACGCCTAAATTCAAGGATTATCCTGATTTTATCGTCAATTATGAGCGCGCGCCTGGTATAGGTTTCCTTGCGGGTTGGCGTGGTAAAAATGGTGAAAAGTCGCTTAAGGGCGAGCCAAATCCAAAACAATGGGAAAAGTACATAGAAAACGAGTCTTTCTTTGCGCACCATTGGCCAGACAGTCAAAAATACAATCGTTTTGCAAACAAGGAGTATTTGGATATTGCTGCTGAAGTTGGTTTCGTAGGTAAGTCCGAGCCGATTACGATGCAAATTTATTCAGAACCACTGCAAAAATTTAGATTGGCGGGTCAGGGTTTGTATGATGGGCCTCAGCCTAATAATCCAGTAGATCGCGAACGCCTGGCAACCTATTTTGATCCATTGCCTATGTGGTATAAGCCGTTGGAACAAGAGCGTGTGGATGCAAATGAATATCCGTTCTTCGCATTAACTCAGCGTCCAATGTTGATGTATCACTCATGGGATTCGCAAAACGTATGGTTGCGTCAGATACTTGCGCAAAACTATATGTACATGAATCGTGGTCAGGCTACCCGTATGGGATTAAAAGATTTTGACTGGATTTGGGTTGAGTCGCATAACGGCAAGATTCGTTGCCAAATGCGCACTATGGAAGGTACGCAAGAAAATACAGTATGGACGTGGAATGCAATTGGTAAGCAGGGTGGTGCTTGGGGTCTGAAGCCAGAAGCATCGGAAGCTAAAAATGGCTTTCTGCTAAATCACCTTATTTCAGAGTTGCTTCCAGCTAAAAAGGGTGAGCGTCGCATTACTAATTCCGACCCTGTTACGGGACAGGCGGCATGGTTTGACTTGCGCGTGAAGATATCCAAGGCAGCTGAAGGAGAGACAGGCAGTTGGCCAGAGTTCCCTCCATTGAAGCCATTGCCATGGGATGATGGTGAGCGCCCTGATACGCTGCGTTATAGCACGCGTCCAGAAGATAATGAACAGGCTTGA